The following nucleotide sequence is from Endozoicomonas sp. GU-1.
GGGTAAGATAGGTGTCTTTTATTATCACTCTTCCACAAATCCTGAGGATTCCCATGAACCGCATTCTCAAGTTCATTGCCGTGCTGCTGGCGGCGGTGGTTTTGCTGGGTGTTATCGGTGCAGCACTGCTGCCACGCGTTATCGACCCCAACCAGTATCGCGATGAAATCACCCGGCTTGTTTATGAACAGTCGGGACTGAAAGTCAGCATTAACGGGCCCATTGGCTGGTCAATATTCCCCTGGGTTGGCCTTTCTCTTGAGGATGTATCCGTCGCAGGGGCCAATAATTCACACCTGGCGCAACTGGGCTCCGCCGGAGTCAGCGTGAAGTTGATACCCTTAATCAGTAAACGCATTGAAATGCAGACCCTTGAGCTGACAGGGCTGGAATTAACGCTGGTCAAAAATACCAGAGGCAAGGGCAACTGGCAGGTCAGTGCGCCAACGCCCACTGAACAACACCCCACGCCCAGGGGACAGGAGCCATCCCCGACGCCTGAGTCAGAACCAGCCTCGCCTGTCAGACTGGATATTGCCAGTGTCAACGTCAGTGGACTGCTGATCAGCTATGAAGACCAGGTTTCCGGGCAGAAATACATGATTGACCAGGCCAGTTTAACCACTGGTGCCATCCGCAATCAGCAGCCTTTTGACTTTCAATTAACAGCCCACATCACCATTCCTGACCTGGTGGTAAATTCACTGATCAGTGGCAAGATGACGTTTAATCTGGAAGCGGGTCATTATGACATCCAGAACCTGAAAGTCAGTGCCACACCGGATGTAGAAAAAGGTGAAAGCCTGAGTATTGTGGGTAATGTTCAATATCAACAAACACCCATGCTGGTTAAGGGCAACCTGGGCGTTGCCGAGTTTAACCTTGCCAATCTGCTGAACCAGATCAAGGTACAACTCCCTCCCATGGCTGACCCGAAAGCCTTGAACCGGCTATCCTTCGACAGTCATTTCAGCACCAATGGTGAAAGCCTGAGCGCAGATAAGCTGCAGCTCCAGCTGGACAGTTTCACCCTGGATGGCCATTTCAGGATGAACAGCATTGACCGGGGCGATATGCAGTTCAGCTTTACCGGCAACGACCTTAATCTGGATAACTATCTCCCCCCTGCCACGGATAACGCAGAAGTGCCTGATGAAGAGCAACCCGCTCAATCGGGCTCAGAGCCACCCGCACCGGGTAAAGAGCATCCTCTGATTCCGGAAGCCATGCTGCGCGGCCTTAACCTTGACGGGTCAATGAAGCTGGCCTCTCTCACCGTGGCCAAATTCATTTTTGAACAGCCGTCTGTTTCGATAAAAGCAGCCCGGGGTGAGCAGGAAGTAACCATTGGTTCCCGCTTTTATCAGGGTACTATTGATATGACGTCTAACCTGGATGTACGTCGGTCAGGCAAGCCAAAAATGGCAGCATCGGCAGAGCTGAAAAATATCAGCCTTGAGGCGTTATCAACCGCCATTCCTGATCTTGCCTCACTGAAAGGCGATGTGAATGCGGGTATGAAGGTTCATACACAGGGTCAATACGCCAGTGTTCTCACCAAAAACCTGAATGGCAACGTTGAATTCAAGATTGATAAAGGCGCATTCACTGATGCCAACTTTGACAAACTGGTCTGTGAAGGCGTTGCCAAAGTGCGTAAGAAAGAGCTGAGAGCGACGGATTGGGGCACATCTACTGAGTTTACCGACCTGAGCGGCAGTTTCGTCATCAAAAACGGTGTTGCTAAAAACGACAACCTGATTGCAGCGCTCGCTTATATGAACCTGAAAGGTGATGGCCAGGTAAATCTTGTGGATCGACAGCTGGATTATCGTATGGGTCTCAACATTCGTGGCGAAGAAGCACCAGACAGTGATCCTGCCTGTCAGATCAACAAGGATTACGTCAATGTCACCTGGCCTGTCCGTTGCCACGGTGATCTTGGTGCCCTGAAATGTGGCGTAGATTTCAGACGACTGACTGAAACCATTGCCGAAATTGCTGAAAACCGCCTTAAGCAGAAGATAGAAGACAAGGTGCAGGGACCTGTTAAAGATCTGCTCCAGGGCTTCTTCAAATAAAATTTCTGCCCATAACGACTATACTGCGATCGGCCAGCAGGCTGGTCGCAAACCTGTTTTTGTAATTTAATGACTCAAAAAGCCCCATATAAAGACCATACTTTCAGCCAGAGACTTCTGGACTGGTTCGATGTACATGGCCGTAAACATCTGCCGTGGCAGCAAAATAAAACGCCTTATCGTGTCTGGATCAGCGAGATCATGCTGCAGCAGACGCAGGTAACCACCGTCATCCCCTACTACCAGAAGTTTATGGCGCGATTTCCAGAAGTGACTGACCTTGCAGCAGCCAGTGAAGATGAAGTACTCCATTTCTGGAGTGGGCTCGGTTACTACAGTCGCGCAAGAAACCTGCATAAAGCCGCAAAAAAAGTGGTGAGTGACTTCGCAGGGGCATTTCCCCACTCAGTTGAACAGCTTATGGAACTTCCGGGCATTGGCCGATCCACTGCTGGTGCCATTGCCTCCATTAGCATGGGGATCCGGGCTCCCATCATGGATGGCAATGTAAAAAGAGTGCTTACCCGCTACTTTGCCATCTCCGGCTGGCCCGGGCAGACACGTGTCGCCAATGCGCTATGGGAGATTGCTGAACAGCTGACACCTGAGTGTCGCACAGGTGATTACACTCAGGTGATGATGGATCTGGGGGCAACGGTTTGCACAAGAAGTAAACCCGCCTGCCAGGTTTGTCCACTGGAAGCCGACTGCATAGCGCACAAAACAGGCCAGCAGAGGCTGTTTCCGGAATCAAAACCAAAACGGGAGAAACCGGAAAAGTCGGTTATTATGCTGATGGTAGTGAATCAGTACGGTGAAGTTCTGCTTGAAAAACGACCACCATCTGGCATTTGGGGAGGACTCTGGAGCTTTCCCGAGATTTCAGCTCCTGATCAGATTATCGAGCAGGCACTTGAGAAGACAGGCCTGTTACTGACAGACTTCGACACATGGCCGTCTTTTCGTCATACCTTCAGCCACTACCATCTGGACATTACCCCGGCACTGAGTTTTGTTGAATATCCGGGACAAACCAATACGGTAATAAAAAACCATGACAATTATTATTGGTTTGCCTTGGATCAGTCGCCTGAATTGGGGTTGGCAGCACCGGTAAAGAAACTGTTACAAAAAATTGAGAATGCATTGTAAGAAATTACCCTGAAGCCATATTCACAATATGGCTTCCGAATTCAGATCAATACAAACAACACTTTTTATACAAAAACAAAGTAAAAAAATTATTTTAAAACTAAAAAAATATTTCGTGGAAAAAAACCTTTTCCATACTATCTGTATTTCAAGTAATCGTTGGCCTGACAGCCGTTCATACCCCAGCATTTTATCCCAGCAAATAACCTCAGCGTTGGAAATAACCCTGAGGTTATTTTTATACATTGTGTATAGAAGTTTCAGCTCTATGGTGTAACCCATTGGTTGAGGAACCTGAAGAATGATTGGTT
It contains:
- a CDS encoding AsmA family protein, yielding MNRILKFIAVLLAAVVLLGVIGAALLPRVIDPNQYRDEITRLVYEQSGLKVSINGPIGWSIFPWVGLSLEDVSVAGANNSHLAQLGSAGVSVKLIPLISKRIEMQTLELTGLELTLVKNTRGKGNWQVSAPTPTEQHPTPRGQEPSPTPESEPASPVRLDIASVNVSGLLISYEDQVSGQKYMIDQASLTTGAIRNQQPFDFQLTAHITIPDLVVNSLISGKMTFNLEAGHYDIQNLKVSATPDVEKGESLSIVGNVQYQQTPMLVKGNLGVAEFNLANLLNQIKVQLPPMADPKALNRLSFDSHFSTNGESLSADKLQLQLDSFTLDGHFRMNSIDRGDMQFSFTGNDLNLDNYLPPATDNAEVPDEEQPAQSGSEPPAPGKEHPLIPEAMLRGLNLDGSMKLASLTVAKFIFEQPSVSIKAARGEQEVTIGSRFYQGTIDMTSNLDVRRSGKPKMAASAELKNISLEALSTAIPDLASLKGDVNAGMKVHTQGQYASVLTKNLNGNVEFKIDKGAFTDANFDKLVCEGVAKVRKKELRATDWGTSTEFTDLSGSFVIKNGVAKNDNLIAALAYMNLKGDGQVNLVDRQLDYRMGLNIRGEEAPDSDPACQINKDYVNVTWPVRCHGDLGALKCGVDFRRLTETIAEIAENRLKQKIEDKVQGPVKDLLQGFFK
- the mutY gene encoding A/G-specific adenine glycosylase; this encodes MTQKAPYKDHTFSQRLLDWFDVHGRKHLPWQQNKTPYRVWISEIMLQQTQVTTVIPYYQKFMARFPEVTDLAAASEDEVLHFWSGLGYYSRARNLHKAAKKVVSDFAGAFPHSVEQLMELPGIGRSTAGAIASISMGIRAPIMDGNVKRVLTRYFAISGWPGQTRVANALWEIAEQLTPECRTGDYTQVMMDLGATVCTRSKPACQVCPLEADCIAHKTGQQRLFPESKPKREKPEKSVIMLMVVNQYGEVLLEKRPPSGIWGGLWSFPEISAPDQIIEQALEKTGLLLTDFDTWPSFRHTFSHYHLDITPALSFVEYPGQTNTVIKNHDNYYWFALDQSPELGLAAPVKKLLQKIENAL